In Chrysemys picta bellii isolate R12L10 chromosome 3, ASM1138683v2, whole genome shotgun sequence, a single genomic region encodes these proteins:
- the LOC101938140 gene encoding amine sulfotransferase-like encodes MEPSEEFMFKHKGFYFLPDLANPEYIDSLEHFVIRDSDVFVVTFPKSGTVWMQNILSLIYYESHRDGTAKTETIDRVPWLEYNFNKMDYGSRPSPRLFSTHLPYYLAPRDMRNKGAKVIYVARNPKDVAVSYFHFSKHAFIFEKVPDFNILMERFLSGKVLASSWFDHIRGWFTHRADYNILFLTYEEMKKDLRSAVLKICDFLGKQLTEKELDVVVEKATFNNMKSDPRSNYEDKTCILKKGRDNFLRRGTVGDWKNIMTVAQSEKFNKVFNEKMKDLPFKFLWDLNEEI; translated from the exons ATGGAGCCATCGGAAGAATTTATGTTCAAACATAAAGGATTTTATTTCCTACCAGACTTGGCTAACCCTGAATATATAGATTCATTGGAGCATTTTGTAATCCGAGACAGTGATGTGTTTGTAGTTACTTTTCCAAAATCAG GAACTGTGTGGATGCAGAATATTTTGAGCTTGATTTATTATGAAAGCCACCGGGATGGAACAGCAAAAACTGAAACAATTGACAGAGTTCCATGGCTAGAGTACAATTTCAATAAAATGGATTATGGCAGTCGTCCATCACCGCGTCTCTTTTCCACTCACCTCCCTTACTATTTAGCTCCAAGAGATATGAGAAACAAAGGAGCAAAA GTTATTTATGTAGCCAGAAACCCTAAGGATGTTGCAGTTTCCTATTTTCATTTTAGCAAGCATGCATTCATATTTGAGAAAGTGccagattttaatattttaatggaGAGATTTTTATCTGGGAAAG TACTTGCTAGCTCGTGGTTTGATCACATCAGAGGCTGGTTCACCCACAGAGCTGATTACAATATTCTCTTCCTTACTTATGAGGAGATGAAGAAG GATctcagaagtgctgtgctgaaAATTTGTGACTTCTTAGGAAAACAGCTGACTGAAAAGGAGTTGGATGTTGTTGTGGAGAAGGCTACATTCAATAACATGAAATCTGATCCCAGGTCAAACTACGAGGACAAGACATGTATCTTGAAGAAAGGCAGAGACAATTTTCTTCGCAGAG GGACCGTTGGAGACTGGAAGAACATAATGACTGTGGCACAAAGTGAAAAGTTCAACAAGgtttttaatgagaaaatgaaAGACCTGCCCTTCAAGTTCCTCTGGGATCTTAATGAAGAAATATAG